In the Quercus lobata isolate SW786 chromosome 5, ValleyOak3.0 Primary Assembly, whole genome shotgun sequence genome, one interval contains:
- the LOC115992362 gene encoding 40S ribosomal protein S14-3: protein MSKRRTREPKEENVTLGPAVREGEQVFGVAHIFASFNDTFIHVTDLSGRETLVRITGGMKVKADRDESSPYAAMLAAQDVSQRCKELGITALHIKLRATGGNKTKTPGPGAQSALRALARSGMKIGRIEDVTPIPSDSTRRKGGRRGRRL, encoded by the exons TCGAAGAGGAGGACTAGggaaccaaaagaagaaaatgtgaCTCTTGGACCCGCTGTCAGAGAAGGAGAACAAGTTTTTGGTGTCGCCCACATTTTTGCATCATTTAATGACACCTTCATA CATGTGACTGATCTGTCAGGAAGAGAAACACTAGTTCGCATTACTG GTGGGATGAAGGTGAAAGCTGACAGAGATGAGTCCTCACCATATGCTGCCATGCTTGCAGCACAGGATGTTTCTCAGAGATGCAAG GAACTTGGCATCACTGCCTTGCATATCAAGCTCCGTGCTACTGGTGGGAACAAGACCAAAACACCTGGTCCTGGGGCACAGTCTGCTCTCCGTGCACTTGCTCGTTCTGGAATGAAAATTGGACGTATAG AGGATGTCACTCCAATTCCTAGCGATAGCACTCGTAGAAAGGGTggtagaagaggaagaaggcTGTGA